Within Tribolium castaneum strain GA2 chromosome 10, icTriCast1.1, whole genome shotgun sequence, the genomic segment TAAAGGAAataatcaccaaatttggtcgaaaataaccaaaaatttatcttttccaagcatttattcagcaaaaactgcTGAAACGTCGCAAggaacttatttttttatatttttaattgtcttttaagaaaattaataagtgtttatatttataaaaaaaattggaaaattttggtCTTAAGTTATCTCTTGTGGTGTTaggtgttaaatattatttccaTTGAACCTTATTTGCAGTGATGGTCAAAGTTTTAATTAGGGTATTtccataaataaattacttcaatCTTCATTGAcaaattttactttagttataccagtttttttaagttatgattaataattgaaaCGATTGAAAGTATAGACgtctttatttgaaatttaaaataccatTATGCACAATAAGTTTTGTAacgttaaataaaataaaaacgatcaaatttttaataataatttgtagcAACGAGATTTAAGAATAattgttttgattaaaaatattttttgggcAACCGATAGCAAAGTTATCTTTTGGCGGTCTaagtctttaataaaattactacACCGACAACAATAAGAATTGTTGTTGTAAATttatctgcggtaaaaaaattgcaacaaagGTTTATCACgtcaaaactttttattttaagaaaacattAAACAGCACTCCCAGCAgatagcaaaaatttaattaatcttcaaTTTTTCACTAATTCGCAATGATAATTAAATCTAAATGAAACAAGAATCCGTGTTTTAACATGTttgttcaaattaattttgaatcagccaaaaaatatattttaaaaaaatttcaaaacacaTTCACTAGTTTACTATCTCTGATTATGCACGGTGGCGTTCGTTTTGGTCGCGTCATTGTCTTTAGGGCGGCTGTAGTGAAAAGGTTCGTGTTGCTTAACATCTAGCATTATCACCTAAACCACTAAAGAAGTGCTGTTACTGGGTGTTAATGTGCTTAGTGTATGAAAACACCAAAACATGCGAAAGTGCTCACCTTTAAAATTCGCAGTCTGGGATTGTAGTCTAGCAAATGTACTAtgaaatcaacaaaaataaaataaaataataaagtggAAATCACTACAACATTGTGTTCTATTCAGCCCAGTACAACTACAAAATAACTCGATACTAGTAAACTCATGTACACAAGTCATCACTGGGACCGGCAATAAAACACATTGTTTGAGCCTATTGCAATTTCGAAACGTTTTAAATGTGACACTTAGACAAAATTTTCACGAAAcacatttatttgtaaaatagtcCATGCATACAGTCGATACATCGCTGAAACAATACCTGCACCCTATTCAAATTATATACAAAAAGGTACAAACAAATTTATCAACTAAAACTGGTACACAAAACATGCGCATGCACGAAACAATACAAAATCAAATCACAAGTCGGACAAAATGAGATCATTGTGTACATGAATTTAAAGTATTAGATTTCCGAGAGTTAAGAATACTTACGCAATGCATAGCATTAGGCAACAAAactgtatttattaaaatcataaTCAAATTTGCGACATGGCAGTAGCTAACACGTGCACACTAGACAGTAGTTTCCAATACCTCTCTCGTCTGGTTTAAAATTACTGAGTTGTTTTCGGATGAGATTGATTCGTTCATGTCTGACACGTTAGTCCATGTCACTGGGGCGCACTGCACTAGGGGCGAATTGCTCGCAGAGACGGAGCTCTCGGACAACATCGAGTCGTTCGAACTGGAGACTCTCCGCCGCATCGACTCCTCAGACGAGCTCGATTTCAGGTTTTCCAGCTTCTCTCGATCATCATCTCTGACAAACCCCGCCATTAATAACCCGAAAGACCAAAACTAGAGCTTACTTCATTTTTAGAGATATATATTTGTCTGGAATCAACCCTTCCTGCCCCTTAACCGACCCCTTCCACCAGTCGTTCGACACTTGGGAATACAACGTCACGGTGTCGCCTTTCTTCAGCGACAGTTCTCGGTCAGACCTTGCGATGAAGTCGAACTGCGCCGTCGCTTCCATGTTTTCCGAATCTGCAAAAGCgagtttcacaaaaattagGCAAAATTAATGATACCAACCATCTTCAGATGGGTATACTTCGGAGTCCAGGTCTTCTGGCACCTGGTCAGATGGCAGATCCCCAACGTCGCTGCAAGAAAATTCGTTAAAACGCCACCGGATTGTAATTGTAAAACGTACTGGTCATCCGGTTCCGGGGATATATACTTCTCATAGACCGTGCCACCGTCGTTGGGGAAAATTTCCTCGTTAAACATAATAATATTCTTAATGAGTTCGTTAACTTGGTTCTGGTACTGAACTTGGTCCTTGTCGTCGGGAACCGGCACTAGCGTCGGCCCAAAACAAATGGCTAGGTTGTAAGGATCCATCATGTTCTCGTCGGAAAACTCCGACAAGCTGCAAGGGCAAAAATAGTTGAGGAAACACAAGCCCGCCACTTACTGGTTAAGGAAGGCGAAGAGGTACCGCATCACAACTATCACAGTTCTTGGTAAACTATTGATAAGCTCCTTCATCCTAACAATGAATTCCCGCTTAGACTCTAATTCTGGAAACAAGAGTTATCGGCGAATTGCAAAAAGCGTAGCGATTTACGTGCAAGCTCCATGAATTGTTCGAAATAAATGATCGGGAAGAGCGGCTCGCGCAGTTCCCGCAGATACAGTTTCAAAACCCCCGCCACGCTGTTGATATCAGACGCGTCCGTCATATCAGCGAGCGGATCTTCGCCCCGTTCGAACCACTCCCTGAAGTTATTTATTTCGACTTGAGACCCCGACACCCGGAAAATACCCTGGTGGTGTAGACCTACAAACGGGGATTAGTTTTCCTGAATAGCTACAACCAGCACTAccgtataaattaataacccTAATGCAAGACTTCATAATGAGAGGAATGTCTTGATTCGTGGCCTCCAAATACTCCTCTAAGGAACCGCCAAACAACTTCGGCTGGCCACTCATTTGCAGCCGACCGATTCGTTTCCGGCGGGGCGTCTTGACGACTGGTTTAAGGGTGCTACAATAGTCGGGCGCTTCGGACAGCAGCGATTGTCTTATGTACTCTTGCTTAGCGTCTAGGCGAGCGATTTTTGTTGATCCCAATAAATACTCTCGGAATTTCTGCGAAAAAACGTCGGAATGCAATGTCATCTAattgtgttaattaaaaactattgtaAGCAATTTGCATTTGAAACTGTTTCCACGCAAATAGGCCACCCACACGCCACGATCGAGTCAACTGAGCGATTTCCTGTCCTACTCCTGTGGGATAGCCACCAACGACTttataattagtttttggagGTCGATTATAACACACAAACACAAATTTCCAGACTTTAAGGCTAAAGGGGACGACAGGGTTAAACCAAGTGTGCGACAAAGACAAGTGCaatgaaattgtttttctatttttagcgACATTTGCAATCTAATCCCAAATCGAAAATGGTATTGGCTCTCTTAAACAACCAGATTGCGCCAACGTTACACTTTATTtgacattattttgtaaaaacttcattgacatatttataacaaacttcataataaaatttttgtgtttcctCTTCATTGCTCAAAAATTATTGCGAATTGCGAAAATTACCGTTAGATAGAACTCTTCGGTCTCCTGCCGGTCCGCCCGTAGCTTGATGGAGACGGTTTCGGGCGGTTTGCTGGCTGGCACCGCGTTTTCGCCAAAATAGGCGCTACAGTCGTAGTCTTTCGCGTTGAGCATCTCCAGCAGGGTGGATTCGGCGGTTTCCAGCGTCTTCCAGACCTCCTCCGACTCGGTCCTGAGCGAGGTCACCCGTTGCTGCAGCTGGCGTAATCGGCTCTCCATCTCCTGGTGCAGGACTTTTTGGATTTCTGGTTCAGCGggcttgaaaataaatttccaaTTTAGTGATACCGATCAGTAATTTGCGCGGCACCGACCTCTTCCTGCTTCTGTCCTTGGAATTCGAGTTTTTTCGGAATCATGAACGCCGTGTGGTTGTACTCAAGGAACCGCTGTTTGTCTAATCTCGAGTCTAGGGAATTAATGCACGCTGATAGGGTGTCTAAGCCGTTCTGGACCGACCTCTGGCGGCCCTCCTCCGCCGTTACGTGCATCAGAAGCGCCCGGGATATGCAGTTGTGGAAACCGAAATCCATGCACTGGAGAATTACGTTAGTTTCACCCCATGAACACAGAATGACTTACATCAATGAGATCGGATAAATCGTCGACGAAGTATTTGTGGATTGTGGTGTTGGAAGCCTCTAAACATAAAATATACTCGTTCCGGGCTTTGAGAGCTTTCAATTTCGCATCCGTGTATTTGTTTTTGcgcttcaaaaaaatgtaaataaacatcAAACGGGCCAGAATAACGCCGGGAAGAATTACCTTCATCACTTCCTTCTCCATCAGCTTGTACTTTTTCGACCTATCTAACTTGTCCTGGGACAGGGACTGCTCTAATTTCGCTCTTTGGGTTTCGGCTGATTTTAGCTTGGCCTCCGCTTGGCGCAGTTCCGCCTGATAACTGTGATATGTTTTCATTGTTGTGTGAAGCTCGTGCAAGACACGTAGTATCTCCTCGTGAGTCTCGTATCCGATTTCCCGGCACTGAAACGTCGAAATGGTCACACTCCCCAAAGCGCGCCAAACTCACCCTCTTGTAGATCCTCTGGACGTCCTCCATGACCTGCGACAGCCTGGAGACCAAATGCGTGGAGTAAACTTCGGATAAAGCTACATGATCCCTGCTTAGATTTTTAGTCTGCGTTACTAATTGTTGCCAACACGTATAACTcgaaaa encodes:
- the LOC660987 gene encoding SLIT-ROBO Rho GTPase-activating protein 1 isoform X1; this encodes MDENEQELKSPIKRLGSTRKLLVFNNIRLQLNEQLRCLDMRMEAQVALVTELQDFFRRRGELELDYSKNLDKLAKSLQLRHKEQKQKREQWPLFSSYTCWQQLVTQTKNLSRDHVALSEVYSTHLVSRLSQVMEDVQRIYKRCREIGYETHEEILRVLHELHTTMKTYHSYQAELRQAEAKLKSAETQRAKLEQSLSQDKLDRSKKYKLMEKEVMKRKNKYTDAKLKALKARNEYILCLEASNTTIHKYFVDDLSDLIDCMDFGFHNCISRALLMHVTAEEGRQRSVQNGLDTLSACINSLDSRLDKQRFLEYNHTAFMIPKKLEFQGQKQEEPAEPEIQKVLHQEMESRLRQLQQRVTSLRTESEEVWKTLETAESTLLEMLNAKDYDCSAYFGENAVPASKPPETVSIKLRADRQETEEFYLTKFREYLLGSTKIARLDAKQEYIRQSLLSEAPDYCSTLKPVVKTPRRKRIGRLQMSGQPKLFGGSLEEYLEATNQDIPLIMKSCIRVINLYGLHHQGIFRVSGSQVEINNFREWFERGEDPLADMTDASDINSVAGVLKLYLRELREPLFPIIYFEQFMELAQLESKREFIVRMKELINSLPRTVIVVMRYLFAFLNHLSEFSDENMMDPYNLAICFGPTLVPVPDDKDQVQYQNQVNELIKNIIMFNEEIFPNDGGTVYEKYISPEPDDHDVGDLPSDQVPEDLDSEVYPSEDDSENMEATAQFDFIARSDRELSLKKGDTVTLYSQVSNDWWKGSVKGQEGLIPDKYISLKMKDDDREKLENLKSSSSEESMRRRVSSSNDSMLSESSVSASNSPLVQCAPVTWTNVSDMNESISSENNSVILNQTRENGHNRLKSLDISLESHLLNRMRDPVVTINVNQTPQNITINGSPVMQSCKLEKSETVPEIGKSETDIELRHKSEIDESNLNFSQNREQWQRRAVSQSHIPLSQPQTLKANRNSESYLQRQNHTPDLVMDLPLVGNSSPKETTKKSMSVSGNLTSEGPLGDESHKSPESPDMQTAAERFAKQNQCTLKKNTKVHVDSSDSAETNLITITSPMPERKYATIGSATTTFKPQLKAKPPVLKKPAFSVPMAAVSSEVRKDQPDLPT
- the LOC660987 gene encoding SLIT-ROBO Rho GTPase-activating protein 1 isoform X3 yields the protein MKQSRARKNTKCDWTEDIRLQLNEQLRCLDMRMEAQVALVTELQDFFRRRGELELDYSKNLDKLAKSLQLRHKEQKQKREQWPLFSSYTCWQQLVTQTKNLSRDHVALSEVYSTHLVSRLSQVMEDVQRIYKRCREIGYETHEEILRVLHELHTTMKTYHSYQAELRQAEAKLKSAETQRAKLEQSLSQDKLDRSKKYKLMEKEVMKRKNKYTDAKLKALKARNEYILCLEASNTTIHKYFVDDLSDLIDCMDFGFHNCISRALLMHVTAEEGRQRSVQNGLDTLSACINSLDSRLDKQRFLEYNHTAFMIPKKLEFQGQKQEEPAEPEIQKVLHQEMESRLRQLQQRVTSLRTESEEVWKTLETAESTLLEMLNAKDYDCSAYFGENAVPASKPPETVSIKLRADRQETEEFYLTKFREYLLGSTKIARLDAKQEYIRQSLLSEAPDYCSTLKPVVKTPRRKRIGRLQMSGQPKLFGGSLEEYLEATNQDIPLIMKSCIRVINLYGLHHQGIFRVSGSQVEINNFREWFERGEDPLADMTDASDINSVAGVLKLYLRELREPLFPIIYFEQFMELAQLESKREFIVRMKELINSLPRTVIVVMRYLFAFLNHLSEFSDENMMDPYNLAICFGPTLVPVPDDKDQVQYQNQVNELIKNIIMFNEEIFPNDGGTVYEKYISPEPDDHDVGDLPSDQVPEDLDSEVYPSEDDSENMEATAQFDFIARSDRELSLKKGDTVTLYSQVSNDWWKGSVKGQEGLIPDKYISLKMKDDDREKLENLKSSSSEESMRRRVSSSNDSMLSESSVSASNSPLVQCAPVTWTNVSDMNESISSENNSVILNQTRENGHNRLKSLDISLESHLLNRMRDPVVTINVNQTPQNITINGSPVMQSCKLEKSETVPEIGKSETDIELRHKSEIDESNLNFSQNREQWQRRAVSQSHIPLSQPQTLKANRNSESYLQRQNHTPDLVMDLPLVGNSSPKETTKKSMSVSGNLTSEGPLGDESHKSPESPDMQTAAERFAKQNQCTLKKNTKVHVDSSDSAETNLITITSPMPERKYATIGSATTTFKPQLKAKPPVLKKPAFSVPMAAVSSEVRKDQPDLPT
- the LOC660987 gene encoding SLIT-ROBO Rho GTPase-activating protein 1 isoform X2, producing MFQCIIQQKNGWIHPHNTETKDVFPDIRLQLNEQLRCLDMRMEAQVALVTELQDFFRRRGELELDYSKNLDKLAKSLQLRHKEQKQKREQWPLFSSYTCWQQLVTQTKNLSRDHVALSEVYSTHLVSRLSQVMEDVQRIYKRCREIGYETHEEILRVLHELHTTMKTYHSYQAELRQAEAKLKSAETQRAKLEQSLSQDKLDRSKKYKLMEKEVMKRKNKYTDAKLKALKARNEYILCLEASNTTIHKYFVDDLSDLIDCMDFGFHNCISRALLMHVTAEEGRQRSVQNGLDTLSACINSLDSRLDKQRFLEYNHTAFMIPKKLEFQGQKQEEPAEPEIQKVLHQEMESRLRQLQQRVTSLRTESEEVWKTLETAESTLLEMLNAKDYDCSAYFGENAVPASKPPETVSIKLRADRQETEEFYLTKFREYLLGSTKIARLDAKQEYIRQSLLSEAPDYCSTLKPVVKTPRRKRIGRLQMSGQPKLFGGSLEEYLEATNQDIPLIMKSCIRVINLYGLHHQGIFRVSGSQVEINNFREWFERGEDPLADMTDASDINSVAGVLKLYLRELREPLFPIIYFEQFMELAQLESKREFIVRMKELINSLPRTVIVVMRYLFAFLNHLSEFSDENMMDPYNLAICFGPTLVPVPDDKDQVQYQNQVNELIKNIIMFNEEIFPNDGGTVYEKYISPEPDDHDVGDLPSDQVPEDLDSEVYPSEDDSENMEATAQFDFIARSDRELSLKKGDTVTLYSQVSNDWWKGSVKGQEGLIPDKYISLKMKDDDREKLENLKSSSSEESMRRRVSSSNDSMLSESSVSASNSPLVQCAPVTWTNVSDMNESISSENNSVILNQTRENGHNRLKSLDISLESHLLNRMRDPVVTINVNQTPQNITINGSPVMQSCKLEKSETVPEIGKSETDIELRHKSEIDESNLNFSQNREQWQRRAVSQSHIPLSQPQTLKANRNSESYLQRQNHTPDLVMDLPLVGNSSPKETTKKSMSVSGNLTSEGPLGDESHKSPESPDMQTAAERFAKQNQCTLKKNTKVHVDSSDSAETNLITITSPMPERKYATIGSATTTFKPQLKAKPPVLKKPAFSVPMAAVSSEVRKDQPDLPT